A genomic window from Silene latifolia isolate original U9 population chromosome Y, ASM4854445v1, whole genome shotgun sequence includes:
- the LOC141628596 gene encoding uncharacterized protein LOC141628596, which yields MYNASADGLSEAFNKTLCNLLKKVVAKLKRDWDERIGEALWAYRTTYKTPTKATPYALVYGVEAVLPLELQIPSLRIAIQEGLTEDENDKLRLAELEALDEKRLEAQQKLQGYQARRSTKIYAYKILDEDGVRLGPINGMFLKRYYS from the exons ATGTACAATGCTTCTGCAGATGGTTTGAGTGAAGCCTTCAACAAGACCCTTTGCAACTTGTTGAAAAAAGTAGTAGCAAAGTTAAAGCGAGACTGGGATGAAAGAATTGGTGAGGCATTGTGGGCGTATCGTACCACATACAAAACACCTACTAAAGCAACCCCGTATGCGTTGGTGTATGGAGTGGAGGCTGTGTTGCCATTAGAGTTGCAAATCCCTTCCTTGCGCATCGCTATTCAGGAGGGACTCACGGAAGATGAAAATGACAAATTGCGTTTAGCAGAGTTAGAGGCTCTCGATGAAAAAAGATTAGAGGCTCAACAAAAGCTCCAGGGCTATCAAGCAAG GAGGTCTACAAAAATTTATGCTTACAAAATTTTGGATGAAGACGGCGTTCGATTAGGCCCAATCAATGGGATGTTTTTGAAGCGCTACTATTCTTAA
- the LOC141628597 gene encoding putative mitochondrial protein AtMg00860: MSTQDEPPEVCVQRHIWEGFRDCSQDRGIEIDQTKIKAINEMPEPKTLKELRGLQGRLAYIRRFISNLGGRCQPFSHLMKKDALFQWDEKCKNAFDSIKKYLASAPLLWAPIPGKPLVMYITAQERSLGVMCAQEIEDCKERELYYLSRTLVGAELNYSPMEKICLALVFAIHKFTH; this comes from the coding sequence atgtcaactcaagatgaaCCACCTGAAGTGTGCGTTCAACGTCATATCTGGGAAGGTTTTAGGGACTGTAGTCAGGatagaggcattgaaattgaccaaacaaaaatcaaagccaTCAACGAAATGCCAGAACCAAAGACACTAAAGGAACTGCGCGGATTGCAAGGACGCTTGGCATACATTCGAAGGTTCATCTCTAACCTAGGAGGACGTTGCCAGCCGTTCAGccatctcatgaaaaaggatgctcTATTTCAATGGGATGAAAAATGCAAGAATGCGTTTGATAGCATCAAGAAGTACTTGGCCAGTGCACCACTGCTGTGGGCACCAATTCCAGGAAAGCCACTTGTCATGTACATCACAGCACAAGAACGATCACTGGGGGTTATGTgtgctcaagaaattgaagacTGCAAGGAGAGAGAACTCTACTACTTGAGTCGTACCTTGGTGGGAGCTGAATTAAATTACTCTCCCATGGAGAAGATATGTCTTGCCTTGGTGTTTGCCATCCATAAGTTCACGCACTAA